Proteins from one Agelaius phoeniceus isolate bAgePho1 chromosome 10, bAgePho1.hap1, whole genome shotgun sequence genomic window:
- the TFRC gene encoding transferrin receptor protein 1, producing MDHARAAISNLFSGEPTSYTRFSIARQTDGDNSHVEMNLAADEEEAGEIGRPEHLHASMPPPRRNGKNLCFVIMAAALLLLIGFLIGYLSYRGRMQRVNRCLDGSGNCEMTPTASYYSDDGMEEEEVPGPRILYWPVLRKMLSSKLSTARLEANLRQRESKTSFEAGKAEDESTAGHIHDQFTSFRLDDVWNDEHYVRLQDKGSSRNQVFIIEDSQEELESPDAYVAYSKSGTVTGKPVYVNYGLKEDFQKIRNLGVSMNGAIIIFRAGKITLAEKVANARKEGAVGVLMYPGPSNDRKADSYVPFAHAHLGTGDPFTPGFPSFNHTQFPPVESSGLPQIPVQTISREAAARLFGKMDGDKCLEEWRADIMGCKVTVSSGSKMTVKLTVNNVMVDRKILNIFGVIKGFEEPDRYVVLGAQRDSWGPGAAKAGVGTAILLELAHVISDMVKNDDYKPRRSIIFASWSAGEYGAVGATEWLEGYSTTLHAKAFTYINLDTAVLGSTDIKISASPLLYSLLETTMKRVKDPADDLRYLDSRAGPDWIKKVVPLDLDNAAFPFLAYSGIPVVSFGFYDEDDEYAFLGTTEDTLANLKRKTVNLYPLMRTAAEVAGQIALRMTHDHELFLDLDRYSDELLSFQEKLWHFNGNVKELGLTLNWLYFARGDFQRAADALRRDIENSDTENRIVRRALNDRMMKVEYDFLSPYLSPKDAPFRHIFFGRGSHTLRSLLENLEQLAANKTSVDVNELKEQMALVTWTIKGAANALVGDIWNTDNEI from the exons ATGGATCATGCCAGGGCAGCAATCTCTAACTTG TTCAGTGGCGAGCCAACATCGTACACACGCTTCAGCATTGCCCGGCAAACGGATGGAGATAACAGCCACGTGGAGATGAACCTGGCTGCTGATGAGGAGGAAGCAGGGGAAATTGGGAGACCAGAGCACCTGCATGCCAGCATGCCTCCTCCACGGAGGAATGGCAAGAACCTCTGCTTCGTAATCATGGCAGCTGCCCTCCTCCTTTTGATTG GGTTTCTGATCGGCTACCTGAGTTATCGTGGACGCATGCAGAGGGTTAACAGGTGTCTGGATGGAAGTGGCAACTGCGAGATGACTCCTACTGCATCTTACTACTCAGATGATGGAATGGAGGAAGAAGAGGTTCCTGGACCACGTATCTTATACTGGCCTGTATTAAGGAAAATGTTGTCATCTAAACTGTCAACTGCACGTCTTGAGGCCAACCTGAG GCAAAGAGAAAGTAAGACTTCTTTTGAAGCTGGCAAAGCTGAAGATGAGAGCACTGCCGGCCACATTCATGACCAGTTCACCAGCTTCCGCTTGGATGACGTGTGGAACGATGAGCACTATGTTAGGCTGCAGGATAAAGGCAG CAGCAGGAACCAAGTGTTCATTATAGAAGATAGTCAAGAAGAGTTGGAGAGTCCTGATGCATATGTGGCATACAGCAAGAGCGGCACAGTTACT GGCAAACCTGTCTATGTGAACTACGGACTGAAAGAAGATTTTCAGAAGATACGAAATTTGGGTGTTTCAATGAATGGAGCTATAATCATCTTCAGAGCTGGAAAAATAACCCTTGCTGAGAAG GTTGCAAATGCCAGAAAGGAGGGAGCAGTTGGTGTCCTGATGTACCCGGGCCCCTCAAATGACAGGAAGGCAGATTCCTATGTCCCCTTTGCACAT GCCCACCTTGGAACTGGAGACCCTTTCACCCCAGGCTTCCCTTCTTTCAACCACACCCAGTTCCCACCAGTGGAATCTTCTGGACTACCTCAAATTCCTGTCCAAACTATCTCtagagaagcagcagccagacTGTTTGG aaaaatgGATGGAGACAAATGCCTTGAGGAGTGGAGAGCTGATATCATGGGATGTAAGGTGACAGTGAGCAGTGGCAGCAAGATGACAGTGAAACTGACTGTGAACAACGTTATGGTGGATAGGAAGATTCTGAACATCTTTGGTGTTATCAAGGGATTTGAAGAACCAG ACCGGTATGTTGTGCTTGGAGCCCAGAGAGACTCCTgggggccaggagcagccaagGCTGGAGTTGGCACTGCCATCTTGTTGGAACTTGCCCATGTGATCTCAGACATGGTGAAAAATG ATGACTACAAACCACGGCGCAGCATTATCTTTGCTAGCTGGAGTGCAGGAGAGTACGGAGCTGTGGGTGCTACCGAGTGGCTGGAG GGGTACTCCACCACGCTGCATGCCAAAGCATTCACTTATATCAACTTGGATACTGCAGTCCTGG GCTCCACAGACATCAAGATTTCTGCTAGCCCATTGCTGTACTCATTGCTGGAGACAACTATGAAGAGG GTAAAGGACCCTGCAGACGATTTGCGTTACCTGGATAGCAGAGCTGGCCCTGACTGGATAAAGAAAGT tgttcCCCTTGATCTGGATAATGCAGCGTTCCCTTTTCTGGCCTACTCAGGAATCCCAGTGGTTTCCTTTGGTTTCTACGAT GAAGATGATGAGTATGCCTTTTTGGGCACTACTGAGGACACTTTGGCTAACCTGAAAAGGAAGACTGTCAACTTGTATCCTCTCATGCGTACTGCTGCAGAAGTTGCTGGTCAAATAGCTCTCAGGATGACCCATGACCATGAGCTCTTCCTGGACTTGGATAGATACAGTGACGAATTGCTGTCATTCCAGGAGAAGCTTTGGCACTTCAATGGCAATGTGAAG GAACTGGGGCTGACCTTGAACTGGCTGTATTTTGCTCGTGGAGACTTCCAGCGAGCTGCAGATGCACTGAGAAGAGACATCGAAAACAGTGACACGGAAAACAGGATTGTCCGCAGAGCCCTGAATGACAGGATGATGAAG GTGGAATACGACTTCCTCTCTCCATACCTCTCGCCAAAAGATGCTCCCTTCCGCCACATCTTCTTCGGCAGAGGCAGCCACACCCTGAGGAGTCTGCTGGAGAacctggagcagctggcagcCAACAAGACCAGCGTGGATGTGAATGAGCTGAAAGAACAGATGGCCCTGGTGACCTGGACCATTAAAGGGGCTGCCAATGCTTTAGTGGGTGATATCTGGAATACAGACAACGAAATCTAG